The following are encoded in a window of Platichthys flesus chromosome 11, fPlaFle2.1, whole genome shotgun sequence genomic DNA:
- the LOC133965616 gene encoding interleukin-9 receptor-like, protein MYEGHWYIGNYLEYEVLLEKSPNGESKKLPTREKFLSVPRIQLEAHATYCTRVRSTVFELPEFTTNWSKWGPQMCWRNGVQEDSLSEQENIMITLTKFLVPVCVVVGVLVFVFHSPAARLRIKTLSHTPSPAPFFQPLFQQHEGNLKEWLSPQGKCELPYKTDEILINDAVTVEPKPRTEDPEENQDVHITAVTQLIFPQCPTSYVGLPGMQVAPQPITTVHPAGDTSYTRLPGSVWGCSMGQVQVTPPPPQHVFESSCADSGCSCDELTPSPECSLPNSPVEASSPPRYCKDYCILNKTSEGVVPVLVSR, encoded by the exons ATGTATGAAGGCCATTGGTACATTGGCAATTACCTCGAATACGAAGTCCTCCTGGAGAAATCTCCCAACGGTGAGAGCAAG AAACTTCCCACCCGTGAGAAGTTTTTATCAGTTCCACGGATACAACTTGAAGCCCATGCTACATATTGCACTCGAGTGAGGTCCACTGTCTTTGAATTGCCAGAGTTTACCACAAATTGGAGTAAATGGGGTCCACAGATGTGCTGGAGAAACGGAGTGCAAGAAG ACTCTCTCTCAGAACAAGAAAACATCATGATAACTTTGACCAAATTTCTGGTCCCGGTGTGCGTGGTTGTGGGAGTTCTGGTATTTGTGTTCCACAGCCCCGCTGCAAG ATTGAGGATTAAAACTCTGTCCCACACGCCGTCGCCCGCTCCTTTCTTTCAACCCCTGTTTCAGCAACATGAAGGAAACCTGAAG GAATGGCTCTCACCACAAGGTAAATGTGAACTACCGTACAAAACCGACGAGATCTTGATAAACGATGCTGTGACCGTTGAACCGAAACCCAGAACCGAGGACCCGGAGGAGAACCAGGACGTCCACATCACTGCAGTGACACAACTCATATTCCCTCAATGTCCAACCTCCTACGTCGGCTTACCTGGGATGCAGGTGGCGCCCCAGCCGATAACCACGGTCCATCCTGCAGGGGACACTTCTTACACCCGGCTCCCCGGCTCTGTCTGGGGTTGCAGCATGGGGCAAGTGCAGGTgacgccgccgccgcctcaGCACGTCTTCGAGAGCAGCTGCGCCGACTCTGGTTGCAGCTGCGACGAACTGACCCCAAGCCCAGAGTGCAGTTTACCAAACAGTCCAGTCGAGGCCAGTTCGCCTCCACGTTACTGTAAGGATTACTGCATCCTCAACAAAACATCAGAGGGCGTGGTTCCTGTTCTAGTGTCCAGATGA